GTGTTCGTTTGAGTTTTGCAAATTCATACTCCTTCAAACATAATGATATTTGTGATTTACAAAGCAAACTTGAAATTGCGAAAGGAAATATTTTTGTCATTGTTGAGTCGGTTTATTCTATGAATGGCGACTTTGCATTATTAGAAGAAACTTCTGTCGCCTGCAACGCATACAATGCAAATCTCATAGTTGATGAAGCACATGCAACCGGAGTTGTAGGAAATAAAGGAGAAGGATTGGTAAAACTTTTAAATTTACAGGGAAAAACTTTTGCTCGAATGCACACATTCGGCAAAGCAATCGGCAGCCACGGGGCAATAATACTTGGAAGTAGTTTATTGAGAAAATATCTGCTCAATTTTTCACATTCATTTTTTTACACTACTGCATTGCCCTTGCATAGTTTAGTTTCGGTTAAACTTGCTTACGAAAAACTTTCTGAAGATGTTGAAAATATTAATAAATTAAAGGAGCTGATTAATCTTTTTAAATCTTCAGCAAAAGAAATCAACAGTTTGGAATTGATAAAAAGTGAAAGTGCAATTCAGTCGGTTATAATTCCCGGTAATGATAATGTAAAAAAAATAGCACAACATTTACAGGAAAATGGACTTGATGTGCGCCCCATTCTCAGTCCAACTATACCTAAAGGAAAAGAACGCCTGAGAATTATTTTACATAGCTTTAACAAAGAAGAGGAAGTAAAAAAGTTGATTGATGTTTTGAAACAGAAAATTTGAAATTTTCAAAAAACCCCTCCAAGCATGCTGTCTCAAAAGCAAAATTTTAGTACTTCTTTCTCTGTGGTTCTCAGCGAATACTCTGTGAATCTCTGTGTAACAATAAAATAAAAAATAACACAAAGAGCCACAGAGAATGCACAGAGTTACACAGAACACTTTTAACACCCTACTGGGAAAATATCGACAATTTCAATAATAATATTTTTCGGGAGCTTTTTTATACATAGGTATCAGCCAGCAAACTTTGAAGCCATAAAGTAAATCTAAGCGTCTGGAAGTATCTTTTTTCATTTTATTAAAATCATAGCGGCGGCTTTGGGTAAAACCCTGGGTAAAATCAAATCCTGCAATAAAACTAACAAGCCGTTTATTTCCCAGAAATATATATCCGATGAATTCATTCAGGGCAAAACCGTTTGTAAGGCGGTCGTAACCTTTTTTATAATCACCACGCAGCTGATAAGCACTGTTATTGGTATTTTCAATTCTTATTTTATGCTGCAAAAAACCGGGACCAAGTGTAAATAAAAATCCCGAATTCGGATTTGGTCCAAAACCTTTAAATACTTTACCGAATTTTGTTCCGATATAAAATCCTCTTTCAAAAAGATAAACTTCTGCGGGTTCTCCATTAGCATCAATAATAAAACCAACATTTGTAGAAATAGAATCGAAAATATTATCTTCTTTAATTTTATTGCCGAACATAAAATTAAATTCGATTCCGTAAAGAAAATTCTTTTTGTCTTTTATCGAAAAAGCACCACCAACATTTGAATTTAATCCGAATCGTTTTGCCAAATCTCCACCGGGAATTTGCAATGTATAAGAAGCCGAAATAGCGGAAATAAAAATACTTGAATCTTTAATACTTGCCTGAGGAAATGCATAAATAAAAGAAAAAAGAAAAAAGAATATTATTGAAAATTTCTTCATTTTATTAATGTTAAATTTAATCATTTGCATATAAACTCTTTTATAACAGAAAAATTGTAAAAATATTTTTTTAAAAAATGTAA
The genomic region above belongs to Bacteroidales bacterium and contains:
- a CDS encoding pyridoxal phosphate-dependent aminotransferase family protein, with product MSKNFSVDKFLNDSLNKKEKENLLRNLRCENNLIDFCSNDYLGYARSDDLIKKFNEAKLFLNRIGSTGSRLISGNYKFTEELEKYIAEFHGAEAGLIFNSGFDANLGLLSSIPQRGDTVIYDELSHASVREGVRLSFANSYSFKHNDICDLQSKLEIAKGNIFVIVESVYSMNGDFALLEETSVACNAYNANLIVDEAHATGVVGNKGEGLVKLLNLQGKTFARMHTFGKAIGSHGAIILGSSLLRKYLLNFSHSFFYTTALPLHSLVSVKLAYEKLSEDVENINKLKELINLFKSSAKEINSLELIKSESAIQSVIIPGNDNVKKIAQHLQENGLDVRPILSPTIPKGKERLRIILHSFNKEEEVKKLIDVLKQKI